One Vanessa atalanta chromosome 6, ilVanAtal1.2, whole genome shotgun sequence genomic window carries:
- the LOC125064802 gene encoding caspase-8 — MLRSDTVTQPVDNLFTNINNINIDILSELQKDVNPYDMVSLVFLLYDTPDTALQRLILYQRVTKDVEANNMNLLYDWALYAQSRSTWRYEFLEALAICRLYKVIRKLGFNVSNVKKHYLPDNIYVTVYIDPVKKALYKICENMTLEHLSKFKRTLISYKIDILEHDMCEIIFLELMSQKFILLGQYDKETKKYNGNYDIEELAVIFDNLSHFGKYATILREIKNQINSQNNLDSSKQMSCVDNKLTSRVNDSLIQSKTTVNDFKETFEYFNQLQLEEEPNSIFKSDRSKLGTDAYPLKNLKRIGVCCIINQEKFHPSKDSIKHRTSAVLSDRVGSTYDLIALEETMTLLNFEVISKSNLDQIEVFQFIKEVIKKHICDEDSVFMLCILSHGVRGHVYAADSTKIKIEDIQNLLDSDEAVQLHGIPKVLIIQACQIESEPEIYSKLVADSPRSGFYLKKSHFLIFWATAPSYEAFRNEDKGSLFIQSLCLLIKKRVEHEQICDIFTKVTDYVSHLCTFLKQHQVPFIETTLRKKLYLAIPH, encoded by the coding sequence ATGCTACGTTCAGACACTGTAACTCAACCTGTGgataacttatttacaaatataaataatatcaacattGACATTTTATCAGAATTACAAAAAGATGTGAATCCTTATGATATGGTTTCCTTGGTGTTCCTTTTATATGATACTCCTGATACAGCACTTCAGAGATTGATTTTATACCAAAGAGTTACAAAAGATGTTGAAGCCAATAATATGAACTTGCTGTACGACTGGGCACTTTATGCACAGTCTCGATCTACCTGGAGATACGAGTTTCTAGAAGCTCTCGCTATTTGTAGGCTTTACAAGGTAATCAGAAAACTGGGCTTTAATGTCTCTAATGTGAAAAAGCATTACTTACcagataatatttatgttacggTCTACATAGATCCTGTTAAAAAagctttgtataaaatatgtgaaaatatGACATTGGAACATTTATCAAAGTTTAAAAGAacattaatttcatacaaaatagaTATCTTAGAGCATGACATgtgtgaaattattttcttgGAACTTATGagtcaaaaatttatattattaggacAATATGACAAAGAAACAAAGAAGTACAATGGTAACTATGACATTGAAGAACTTGCAGTAATATTTGATAACTTAAGCCATTTTGGTAAATATGCAACaattttaagagaaataaaGAACCAGATAAACAGCCAAAACAATCTGGATTCTTCAAAACAAATGAGCTGTGTAGATAATAAACTTACTTCCAGAGTAAATGACTCTCTAATCCAGAGTAAAACAactgttaatgattttaaagaaacatttgAGTACTTCAATCAGTTACAATTAGAGGAAGAACCTAATTCAATCTTTAAATCAGATAGAAGTAAATTAGGAACAGATGCTTATCCTTTAAAGAACTTAAAACGAATTGGtgtatgttgtattataaatcaagAGAAATTTCATCCATCAAAAGACAGTATCAAGCACAGAACATCTGCAGTGTTGTCCGATCGTGTAGGATCCACATATGACCTTATAGCTTTAGAAGAGACAATGACCTTGTTAAATTTTGAAGTAATAAGTAAATCTAATTTGGATCAAATTGaagtatttcaatttataaaagaagTAATTAAGAAACACATTTGTGATGAAGATAGTGTATTTATGCTTTGTATACTCTCTCATGGTGTAAGGGGACATGTATATGCCGCAGATTCgaccaaaataaaaattgaagatattcaaaatttattagacTCTGATGAAGCAGTTCAACTTCATGGTATACCTAAAGTCTTAATCATCCAAGCATGTCAAATTGAATCAGAACCAGAAATCTATAGCAAACTAGTAGCTGACAGTCCTAGATCAGGTTTCTACTTGAAAAAGTCACACTTCCTTATATTCTGGGCCACAGCTCCCTCGTATGAAGCTTTTAGAAATGAAGATAAAGGTTCATTGTTTATTCAATCCTTATGTCTGCTTATTAAGAAGAGGGTTGAGCATGAACAAATATGTGATATCTTTACCAAAGTCACAGATTATGTTTCACATCTATGCACTTTTCTGAAGCAACATCAAGTGCCTTTTATTGAAActacattaagaaaaaaactatatttagcTATAcctcattaa
- the LOC125064803 gene encoding ribonuclease P/MRP protein subunit POP5: protein MVRFKNRYITVEIVSPTVPEYKALSLKSKLFNDMIFEKIQQLHGDFGVAAVKNGFLTKYCNENTRIAIIRSRHGPHRFVTSSLPFITRIGKLEVSLKTLHVGATLKHSFKFIQNHQRLYLENMWSKLRTDEERNAFEVAVKDFTKTDISLNIERIAYFIFLF from the exons ATGGTGCGCTTTAAAAATAG gTACATAACTGTCGAAATAGTTTCACCAACAGTGCCAGAGTATAAAGCTCTATCATTGAAATCAAAATTGTTTAATGATATGATCTTTGAAAAAATCCAGCAGTTACATGGCGATTTTGGTGTAGCAGCAGTTAAAAATGGATttctaacaaaatattgtaatgaaaatacTAGGATAGCAATTATTAGATCAAGACATGGCCCACATAGGTTTGTCACAAGTAGTTTACCTTTTATTACTAGAATAGGTAAATTAGAAGTTAGTTTAAAAACTCTCCATGTGGGTGCCACCTTAAAACACAGTTTTAAGTTTATACAGAACCATCAAcggttatatttagaaaatatgtgGTCAAAACTAAGAACTGATGAAGAAAGAAATGCCTTTGAAGTTGCTGTAAAGGACTTTACAAAAACTGATATCtcattaaatattgaaagaattgcttattttatttttttattttaa
- the LOC125064533 gene encoding FGGY carbohydrate kinase domain-containing protein, with amino-acid sequence MNLKYFIGVDVGSGSVRAALVDKSGHIIKTAVKNLHTWKPKADYYEQSSNNVWECCEYVIKAVVENIDPENVKGIGFDATCSLVALDKNGNPKAVSDSSNNEQNIIMWMDHRAQAEADFINKTGHGILEYVGGKVSLEMEMPKLLWLKKNLPNQWPEYGLFFDLPDFLTWKATGSMSRSLCSLVCKWNYECSIDGKRGWNMDFLRQIGLDDLADEDFKKLGKKVLMPGEYCGGLTNEVARSLNLLPGTPVATSIIDAHAGGLGMIGAKGQNIDDNMSSRLGLICGTSTCHMAVNTEPIMVKGVWGPYFSAMVPNMWLNEGGQSSSGMLLDFVIASHSAGAKLLNNCSSGDARNHLRKLLTQMANNQGLEDVSLLTKDFHVWPDFHGNRSPLSDPAMKGMVVGLTINHSEKNLALLYLATIQALSYGTRHIIDALQQAGYAPFKSLPVCGGITKDPLFVQIQADSVGLPVLKPHEKESVLVGAAILGACASSYFNNVQAAIQSMGGMADVVKPNLKIKSYHDKKYQVFLKMFQDQIQYRSIMNG; translated from the exons atgaatctaaaatattttattggtgtCGATGTTGGTTCTGGAAGTGTGCGAGCGGCATTGGTGGATAAATCTGGCCACATAATAAAGACAGcagtaaaaaatttacatacatgGAAACCAAAAGCTGACTACTATGAACAATCTTCAAACAATGTGTGGGAATGTTGTGAATATGTTATAAAg gCTGTTGTAGAAAATATTGATCCAGAAAATGTAAAAGGTATAGGATTTGATGCAACATGCTCTCTTGTAGCATTAGATAAAAACGGGAATCCTAAAGCAGTAAGTGATTCTAGTAAcaatgaacaaaatattataatgtggaTGGATCATCGTGCACAGGCTGAagctgattttattaataaaactggaCATGGAATACTTGAATATGTTGGTGGTAAAGTCAGCTTGGAAATGGAAATGCCTAAACTTCTGTGGCTAAAGAAAAATTTGCCAAACCAGTGGCCTGAATATGGACTCTTCTTTGATCTTCCCGATTTCCTTACTTGGAAGGCAACTGGGTCAATGAGTCGTTCATTGTGTTCATTGGTATGTAAATGGAATTATGAATGTTCAATTGATGGAAAACGAGGTTGGAATATGGACTTTTTGCGACAAATTGGTCTTGATGATTTAGCTGATGAAGATTTTAAGAAACTTGGAAAGAAGGTTTTAATGCCTGGTGAATACTGTGGAGGCCTTACAAATGAAGTAGCTAGATCACTAAACCTTTTGCCAGGTACACCGGTAGCTACATCAATTATTGATGCCCACGCAGGAGGCTTGGGTATGATTGGAGCGAAAGGACAAAATATTGATGACAACATGTCAAGTAGACTAGGCTTAATTTGTGGTACATCTACATGTCATATGGCTGTTAATACTGAACCAATTATGGTCAAAGGGGTCTGGGGTCCTTACTTTAGTGCAATGGTACCTAACATGTGGTTAAATGAAGGGGGACAAAGTTCATCGGGAATGTTATTGGACTTTGTCATAGCTAGCCACTCAGCTGGagcaaaacttttaaataattgcagTTCAGGAGA TGCAAGAAATCATTTAAGAAAATTGCTGACACAAATGGCTAACAATCAAGGTCTTGAAGATGTAAGCTTGCTGACTAAAGATTTTCATGTCTGGCCAGACTTTCATGGTAATCGTTCACCTTTATCTGATCCTGCAATGAAAGGCATGGTTGTTGGATTAACTATCAACCATAGTGAAAAAAATTTGGCACTGTTGTATCTTGCAACTATTCAAGCTCTTTCG TATGGCACAAGACATATAATAGATGCATTGCAACAGGCGGGTTATGCACCATTCAAATCCTTACCTGTGTGTGGTGGAATCACAAAGGACCCTCTATTTGTTCAGATACAAGCAGATTCAGTTGGACTACCTGTATTGAAACCACATGAAAAAGAATCTGTTTTGGTGGGAGCAGCAATTCTAGGAGCATGTGCTTCGAGTTATTTTAACAATGTGCAGGCTGCTATTCAAAGTATGGGTGGAATGGCAGATGTTGTGAAGCCaaatctaaaaattaaatcgtaCCATGATAAGAAATACCaagtttttcttaaaatgtttcAAGATCAAATACAATACAGGAGCATCATGAATGGCTAA
- the LOC125064726 gene encoding mitochondrial translation release factor in rescue, with product MQSRGTCLLIQRSRALFNICIASKHTVDYSKVPKINEGDLSEQFVRGSGPGGSAVNKNANCVVLTHIPSGLTVKCHISRSQDENRKMAREMLIAKLDVVINGEDSVAAQKKRLEADKHKKADYKKKKRAQLKEEWKKREGLA from the exons ATGCAGAGTAGAGGGACTTGCCTGTTAATCCAAAGAAGTAGAGcattattcaatatttgtataGCATCAAAGCACACTGTAGACTATTCAAAAgttccaaaaataaatgaagGTGACCTGTCAGAACAATTTGTTAGGGGAAGTGGTCCAGGCGGTTCTGCTGTGAATAAAAATGCTAATTGTGTTGTTCTGACACATATACCatctg GGTTGACTGTAAAGTGTCATATCAGTAGATCCCAAGATGAGAACAGAAAAATGGCGCGAGAAATGTTAATCGCGAAATTAGATGTAGTCATCAATGGTGAAGACAGTGTAGCAGCACAGAAAAAAAGATTAGAAGCAGATAAGCATAAGAAAGcagattataaaaagaaaaaaagagcTCAACTTAAAGAAGAATGGAAAAAACGTGAAGGGTTAGCTTAG
- the LOC125064623 gene encoding E3 ubiquitin-protein ligase Bre1 isoform X2, with product MSKRTAEDGGNGSNQPPIKKVHFEPHLIGPVSTLEEMDIKVLQFQNKKLAQRIEQRHRCEAELRARIEQLEKRQTQDDAVLCVVNRYWNLLNEDIRVLLQRFDAETADESENKNENEATTSFLMQLSTWDKEELDAQLANRVQVSKRAVAKVLQAFDRLQQRNDKIWKAIKGEGEEGAPAPSLDEVIRATNEEVTAESRRLQALCTSLHEGHHAMTLRVARLQDAVNSRDTENAELKNQIDDLQYELMKVRSRNDKLENHLAEAIEKLKSYHQSGGAAAGAAGAAGGAGGAGAAACAPHSAASAKLEDVAAELEEQRELATNRLAELDRLHRQHRDTLKELEKLKMDIRQLPESVIVETTEYKCLQSQFSVLYNESMQMKTALDETRLQLQSAKNLHMRQIEMMESEELARQKALRAEMIQLEDVLGQLRKEYEMLRIEFEQNLAANEQTGPINREMRHLITSLQNHNQQLKGEVHRYKRKYKDSSQELNKIRKELEEASSRGGAPSEQPDEKPLVVKKEEPDPEGEESACAEARGKEHGRAKLQEQDQLIKDLKQQLKKAVNEQKELKLLLDMYKGVSKEQRDKVQLMAAERKARQELEDHRQKAKMAQESKRERRLADEDALRKIKQLEEQKYELQKQLSCARPNADPLHAFARPFAGSQEEEALLNEMEVTGQAFEDMQEQNSRLIQQLREKDDANFKLMSERIKANSLHKLLREEKQLLQEQVVTRDQQIESMGLVARRLEEKERLLQNTLSAVEKELLLRQQAMEMHKRKAIESAQSAADLKLHLEKYHAQMKEAQQVVAEKTSALEAEAYKTKRLHEELAVLRRKAERMKKMEQAGSSMDEVLLEEIREYKETLTCPSCKVKRKDAVLTKCFHVFCWDCLRTRYETRQRKCPKCNAAFGANDYHRLYLST from the exons ATGTCGAAGCGTACAGCAGAAGATGGTGGCAATGGCAGTAATCAACCACCGATTAAGAAAGTTCATTTTGAACCCCACCTTATTGGTCCAGTGTCAACCCTTGAAGAGATGGACATTAAAGTCttacaatttcaaaacaaaaaattggCTCAG AGAATTGAGCAACGTCATAGATGTGAAGCAGAATTGCGAGCGAGGATTGAGCAGCTGGAAAAGAGACAAACTCAAGATGATGCGGTGCTGTGTGTAGTCAATAGATATTGGAATTTGCTTAATGAAGACATCAGAGTTTTATTACAACGTTTTGATGCAGAGACAGCAGATGAAtcagaaaataaaa ATGAGAATGAAGCTACAACTTCATTCCTAATGCAGTTGTCGACATGGGATAAAGAGGAATTAGATGCTCAGCTTGCGAATAGAGTGCAAGTAAGCAAGAGGGCCGTGGCTAAAGTCTTACAAGCATTTGACAGACTTCAGCAGAGAAATGATAAGATCTGGAAAGCAATCAAAGGAGAAGGGGAAG AAGGAGCTCCAGCGCCGTCTCTGGACGAGGTGATCCGCGCCACCAACGAGGAGGTGACGGCGGAGAGCCGGCGGCTGCAGGCGCTGTGCACGTCGCTGCACGAGGGTCACCACGCCATGACGCTGCGGGTGGCGCGGCTGCAGGACGCCGTCAACAGCCGCGACACCGAGAACGCCGAGCTCAAGAATCAGATTGATGACCTGCAGTATGAATTGATGAAG GTGCGCTCGAGGAACGACAAATTGGAAAATCACCTCGCAGAAGCGATCGAAAAGCTGAAGAGCTACCACCAgtcgggcggcgcggcggcgggcgcggcgggcgcggcgggcggcgcggggggcgcgggcgctGCGGCCTGCGCGCCGCACTCGGCGGCCAGCGCCAAGCTGGAGGACGTGGCGGCCGAGCTGGAGGAGCAGCGCGAGCTGGCCACCAACCGCCTGGCCGAGCTGGACCGCCTGCACCGCCAGCACCGCGACACGCTCAAGGAGCTCGAGAAGCTGAAGATGGAC ATCCGGCAACTGCCGGAGTCGGTGATAGTTGAGACGACCGAGTACAAGTGTCTGCAGAGCCAGTTCTCGGTGCTTTACAATGAGTCGATGCAGATGAAAACAGCTCTTGATGAGACTCGTCTGCAACTCCAGAGCGCCAAAAACCTTCACATGCGGCAGATTGAGATGATGGAG AGCGAAGAGCTAGCCAGGCAAAAGGCACTACGCGCTGAAATGATTCAACTTGAAGATGTACTTGGTCAATTGCGGAAAGAATATGAAATGTTGCGAATAGAGTTTGAACAGAATCTAGCCGCTAACGAACAGACTGGTCCCATCAACAGGGAAATGAGACATCTCATAACTTCGCTGCAGAATCACAATCAACAGCTCAAGGGGGAGGTTCATCGGTATAAGAGAAAATATAAAGATTCTAGTCAAGAATTAAATAAG ATTCGTAAAGAATTGGAGGAAGCAAGTTCTCGAGGCGGCGCCCCCTCGGAGCAACCGGACGAAAAGCCGCTCGTCGTTAAAAAGGAGGAGCCCGATCCTGAG GGAGAGGAGAGCGCGTGTGCGGAGGCCCGCGGCAAGGAGCACGGCCGGGCCAAGCTGCAGGAGCAGGACCAGCTCATCAAAGACCTCAAACAGCAACTCAA GAAAGCAGTGAACGAGCAAAAGGAGCTGAAGTTGTTGCTGGACATGTACAAAGGTGTCAGTAAAGAGCAGCGCGACAAGGTGCAGCTCATGGCAGCGGAGAGGAAGGCGCGGCAGGAACTGGAAGATCACCGCCAGAAGGCAAAAATGGCGCAG GAGAGCAAGCGCGAGCGGCGGCTGGCGGACGAGGACGCGCTGCGCAAGATCAAGCAGCTGGAGGAGCAGAAGTACGAGCTGCAGAAGCAGCTGTCGTGTGCGCGGCCCAACGCAGACCCGCTGCACGCCTTCGCCAGGCCCTTCGCCGGCTCGCAG GAAGAGGAGGCCCTTCTAAATGAAATGGAAGTGACCGGGCAAGCATTCGAGGATATGCAGGAGCAGAACTCACGCCTTATCCAGCAGCTGCGGGAGAAAGACGACGCTAACTTCAAGCTTATGTCGGAACGGATAAAAGCCAATTCCCTTCACAAACTGCTGAGAGAGGAGAAGCAACTCCTACAAGAGCAG GTGGTGACACGCGATCAGCAGATAGAATCCATGGGGCTGGTTGCTCGGCGGCTGGAGGAGAAGGAGCGCCTGTTACAGAACACTCTATCCGCGGTGGAGAAGGAGTTGTTGTTGCGGCAACAGGCCATGGAGATGCACAAGCGGAAAGCTATCGAGTCTGCGCAGTCCGCTGCAGACCTTAAGCTGCATCTTG AAAAATATCACGCGCAGATGAAGGAAGCGCAGCAAGTAGTGGCCGAGAAGACGAGCGCACTCGAAGCTGAAGCGTACAAAACTAAACGGTTACAC gaaGAGTTGGCGGTCCTTCGGCGTAAAGCAGAACGTATGAAAAAGATGGAGCAAGCTGGCAGCAGTATGGACGAAGTGCTCCTCGAAGAGATCAGAGAGTACAAGGAGACGCTCACTTGCCCTTCATGCAag GTGAAGCGAAAGGACGCCGTGCTGACGAAATGCTTCCACGTGTTCTGCTGGGACTGCCTGCGCACTCGCTACGAGACGCGCCAGCGGAAGTGCCCCAAGTGCAACGCCGCCTTCGGGGCCAACGACTACCATCGCCTCTACCTCTCCACGTAG
- the LOC125064623 gene encoding E3 ubiquitin-protein ligase Bre1 isoform X1, producing MSKRTAEDGGNGSNQPPIKKVHFEPHLIGPVSTLEEMDIKVLQFQNKKLAQRIEQRHRCEAELRARIEQLEKRQTQDDAVLCVVNRYWNLLNEDIRVLLQRFDAETADESENKNENEATTSFLMQLSTWDKEELDAQLANRVQVSKRAVAKVLQAFDRLQQRNDKIWKAIKGEGEEGAPAPSLDEVIRATNEEVTAESRRLQALCTSLHEGHHAMTLRVARLQDAVNSRDTENAELKNQIDDLQYELMKVRSRNDKLENHLAEAIEKLKSYHQSGGAAAGAAGAAGGAGGAGAAACAPHSAASAKLEDVAAELEEQRELATNRLAELDRLHRQHRDTLKELEKLKMDIRQLPESVIVETTEYKCLQSQFSVLYNESMQMKTALDETRLQLQSAKNLHMRQIEMMESEELARQKALRAEMIQLEDVLGQLRKEYEMLRIEFEQNLAANEQTGPINREMRHLITSLQNHNQQLKGEVHRYKRKYKDSSQELNKIRKELEEASSRGGAPSEQPDEKPLVVKKEEPDPEGEESACAEARGKEHGRAKLQEQDQLIKDLKQQLKKAVNEQKELKLLLDMYKGVSKEQRDKVQLMAAERKARQELEDHRQKAKMAQESKRERRLADEDALRKIKQLEEQKYELQKQLSCARPNADPLHAFARPFAGSQVSAEEEALLNEMEVTGQAFEDMQEQNSRLIQQLREKDDANFKLMSERIKANSLHKLLREEKQLLQEQVVTRDQQIESMGLVARRLEEKERLLQNTLSAVEKELLLRQQAMEMHKRKAIESAQSAADLKLHLEKYHAQMKEAQQVVAEKTSALEAEAYKTKRLHEELAVLRRKAERMKKMEQAGSSMDEVLLEEIREYKETLTCPSCKVKRKDAVLTKCFHVFCWDCLRTRYETRQRKCPKCNAAFGANDYHRLYLST from the exons ATGTCGAAGCGTACAGCAGAAGATGGTGGCAATGGCAGTAATCAACCACCGATTAAGAAAGTTCATTTTGAACCCCACCTTATTGGTCCAGTGTCAACCCTTGAAGAGATGGACATTAAAGTCttacaatttcaaaacaaaaaattggCTCAG AGAATTGAGCAACGTCATAGATGTGAAGCAGAATTGCGAGCGAGGATTGAGCAGCTGGAAAAGAGACAAACTCAAGATGATGCGGTGCTGTGTGTAGTCAATAGATATTGGAATTTGCTTAATGAAGACATCAGAGTTTTATTACAACGTTTTGATGCAGAGACAGCAGATGAAtcagaaaataaaa ATGAGAATGAAGCTACAACTTCATTCCTAATGCAGTTGTCGACATGGGATAAAGAGGAATTAGATGCTCAGCTTGCGAATAGAGTGCAAGTAAGCAAGAGGGCCGTGGCTAAAGTCTTACAAGCATTTGACAGACTTCAGCAGAGAAATGATAAGATCTGGAAAGCAATCAAAGGAGAAGGGGAAG AAGGAGCTCCAGCGCCGTCTCTGGACGAGGTGATCCGCGCCACCAACGAGGAGGTGACGGCGGAGAGCCGGCGGCTGCAGGCGCTGTGCACGTCGCTGCACGAGGGTCACCACGCCATGACGCTGCGGGTGGCGCGGCTGCAGGACGCCGTCAACAGCCGCGACACCGAGAACGCCGAGCTCAAGAATCAGATTGATGACCTGCAGTATGAATTGATGAAG GTGCGCTCGAGGAACGACAAATTGGAAAATCACCTCGCAGAAGCGATCGAAAAGCTGAAGAGCTACCACCAgtcgggcggcgcggcggcgggcgcggcgggcgcggcgggcggcgcggggggcgcgggcgctGCGGCCTGCGCGCCGCACTCGGCGGCCAGCGCCAAGCTGGAGGACGTGGCGGCCGAGCTGGAGGAGCAGCGCGAGCTGGCCACCAACCGCCTGGCCGAGCTGGACCGCCTGCACCGCCAGCACCGCGACACGCTCAAGGAGCTCGAGAAGCTGAAGATGGAC ATCCGGCAACTGCCGGAGTCGGTGATAGTTGAGACGACCGAGTACAAGTGTCTGCAGAGCCAGTTCTCGGTGCTTTACAATGAGTCGATGCAGATGAAAACAGCTCTTGATGAGACTCGTCTGCAACTCCAGAGCGCCAAAAACCTTCACATGCGGCAGATTGAGATGATGGAG AGCGAAGAGCTAGCCAGGCAAAAGGCACTACGCGCTGAAATGATTCAACTTGAAGATGTACTTGGTCAATTGCGGAAAGAATATGAAATGTTGCGAATAGAGTTTGAACAGAATCTAGCCGCTAACGAACAGACTGGTCCCATCAACAGGGAAATGAGACATCTCATAACTTCGCTGCAGAATCACAATCAACAGCTCAAGGGGGAGGTTCATCGGTATAAGAGAAAATATAAAGATTCTAGTCAAGAATTAAATAAG ATTCGTAAAGAATTGGAGGAAGCAAGTTCTCGAGGCGGCGCCCCCTCGGAGCAACCGGACGAAAAGCCGCTCGTCGTTAAAAAGGAGGAGCCCGATCCTGAG GGAGAGGAGAGCGCGTGTGCGGAGGCCCGCGGCAAGGAGCACGGCCGGGCCAAGCTGCAGGAGCAGGACCAGCTCATCAAAGACCTCAAACAGCAACTCAA GAAAGCAGTGAACGAGCAAAAGGAGCTGAAGTTGTTGCTGGACATGTACAAAGGTGTCAGTAAAGAGCAGCGCGACAAGGTGCAGCTCATGGCAGCGGAGAGGAAGGCGCGGCAGGAACTGGAAGATCACCGCCAGAAGGCAAAAATGGCGCAG GAGAGCAAGCGCGAGCGGCGGCTGGCGGACGAGGACGCGCTGCGCAAGATCAAGCAGCTGGAGGAGCAGAAGTACGAGCTGCAGAAGCAGCTGTCGTGTGCGCGGCCCAACGCAGACCCGCTGCACGCCTTCGCCAGGCCCTTCGCCGGCTCGCAGGTCTCTGCC GAAGAGGAGGCCCTTCTAAATGAAATGGAAGTGACCGGGCAAGCATTCGAGGATATGCAGGAGCAGAACTCACGCCTTATCCAGCAGCTGCGGGAGAAAGACGACGCTAACTTCAAGCTTATGTCGGAACGGATAAAAGCCAATTCCCTTCACAAACTGCTGAGAGAGGAGAAGCAACTCCTACAAGAGCAG GTGGTGACACGCGATCAGCAGATAGAATCCATGGGGCTGGTTGCTCGGCGGCTGGAGGAGAAGGAGCGCCTGTTACAGAACACTCTATCCGCGGTGGAGAAGGAGTTGTTGTTGCGGCAACAGGCCATGGAGATGCACAAGCGGAAAGCTATCGAGTCTGCGCAGTCCGCTGCAGACCTTAAGCTGCATCTTG AAAAATATCACGCGCAGATGAAGGAAGCGCAGCAAGTAGTGGCCGAGAAGACGAGCGCACTCGAAGCTGAAGCGTACAAAACTAAACGGTTACAC gaaGAGTTGGCGGTCCTTCGGCGTAAAGCAGAACGTATGAAAAAGATGGAGCAAGCTGGCAGCAGTATGGACGAAGTGCTCCTCGAAGAGATCAGAGAGTACAAGGAGACGCTCACTTGCCCTTCATGCAag GTGAAGCGAAAGGACGCCGTGCTGACGAAATGCTTCCACGTGTTCTGCTGGGACTGCCTGCGCACTCGCTACGAGACGCGCCAGCGGAAGTGCCCCAAGTGCAACGCCGCCTTCGGGGCCAACGACTACCATCGCCTCTACCTCTCCACGTAG